A DNA window from Vagococcus penaei contains the following coding sequences:
- a CDS encoding transposase family protein, producing the protein MNNHIKKMLRITDADLDLTNTEETKIKGKNTLVIEGAYSPMPSACKNCGSSVIDGEGKIIIVRNGKKEVTIRLDSYQNLPAILKLKKQRFYCKNCCHNWTAQCSIVEKNCHISKFVTLKILELLTEKISMTLIAKLCQVSLTTVLRVLKSVESQLPHQLKPRSFPEVLMVDEFRSHASYEDKMSFICADGKTGELVDILPSRKLNNG; encoded by the coding sequence ATGAACAATCATATCAAAAAAATGCTGAGAATTACAGATGCAGATTTAGATTTAACTAATACTGAGGAAACTAAAATTAAAGGGAAAAATACTTTGGTTATCGAAGGAGCTTATTCTCCTATGCCTTCGGCTTGTAAAAACTGTGGCTCATCTGTTATTGATGGAGAAGGAAAAATTATTATTGTCAGAAACGGAAAAAAGGAAGTCACTATTCGCCTTGATTCTTATCAAAACCTACCTGCTATTCTAAAGCTCAAGAAACAAAGATTTTATTGTAAAAATTGCTGTCATAATTGGACTGCACAATGCTCAATTGTTGAAAAGAACTGTCATATTAGTAAGTTTGTCACCTTAAAAATCTTAGAGCTTTTAACTGAGAAAATCTCTATGACACTTATCGCTAAGCTATGCCAAGTCTCATTAACTACTGTTTTAAGAGTTCTTAAGTCCGTTGAATCTCAACTACCTCATCAACTTAAACCACGTAGTTTCCCTGAAGTTTTAATGGTAGACGAATTTAGGTCTCACGCTAGCTACGAAGATAAAATGAGCTTTATCTGTGCCGATGGCAAAACAGGAGAATTAGTTGATATATTACCAAGCCGGAAATTAAACAATGGATAG